The following proteins come from a genomic window of Nitrospira sp.:
- a CDS encoding Scaffold protein for [4Fe-4S] cluster assembly ApbC, MRP-like: MADEHGHGAQQPQAKDNLIPGVKHVIAVSSGKGGVGKSTVAANLACALAVAGAKVGLLDADLYGPNIPMMMGSTTGPEQKDGKILPVENYGVKLISMAFLVPEEAPLVWRGPMVHQYLQAFFRDVLWGDLDYLLLDLPPGTGDVQLSLSQMVPLAGAITVTTPQEVALYDVRKGMGMFQKVNVPLLGIIENMSYFVCGHCGERTEIFSYGGGERAATKLGVPFLGRIPIDPAIRDGGDTGHPIVVADPASPQAEAFRDIAKKIMEEVGGAGKGGPSIDSLLKKIKQPFSNN; encoded by the coding sequence ATGGCTGACGAACATGGTCATGGGGCACAGCAGCCCCAGGCAAAAGATAATTTGATCCCCGGAGTGAAGCATGTCATTGCGGTGAGCAGCGGAAAAGGCGGGGTTGGAAAATCAACCGTGGCGGCGAACCTGGCCTGTGCATTAGCCGTGGCCGGTGCAAAAGTTGGGCTCTTGGATGCCGACCTCTACGGTCCCAATATCCCCATGATGATGGGGAGCACGACCGGACCGGAACAGAAAGACGGCAAGATTCTTCCGGTCGAGAATTATGGGGTGAAGCTCATTTCCATGGCGTTTCTGGTACCGGAAGAAGCCCCGTTGGTTTGGCGCGGCCCCATGGTCCATCAGTATCTCCAAGCGTTCTTTCGCGATGTGCTCTGGGGAGATTTGGACTACTTACTCCTCGACTTGCCTCCGGGTACCGGCGATGTGCAGCTCTCCTTGTCACAGATGGTTCCGTTGGCAGGGGCGATTACGGTGACGACGCCTCAAGAAGTCGCGCTGTACGACGTTCGTAAGGGAATGGGAATGTTTCAGAAAGTGAATGTCCCGCTCCTGGGTATCATCGAAAACATGAGTTACTTCGTTTGTGGTCACTGCGGTGAACGGACGGAGATTTTTTCGTATGGAGGAGGCGAGCGAGCGGCGACCAAGCTCGGTGTGCCGTTCCTCGGGCGGATCCCAATTGATCCGGCTATCAGGGACGGTGGGGATACCGGTCACCCGATCGTCGTCGCTGATCCGGCATCCCCTCAGGCCGAGGCGTTTCGGGATATTGCAAAGAAAATCATGGAAGAGGTAGGTGGTGCCGGGAAAGGTGGTCCGTCTATCGATAGTTTGCTCAAAAAAATCAAACAACCGTTCAGCAATAACTGA
- a CDS encoding Ferredoxin, 2Fe-2S gives MAEFVRVAAAADVKPGQGIVAEANGKTLAVFNVDGTIHAINNTCCHREGPLGEGELDGDIVTCPWHGWRFNVTTGACMNNPSAQVEAYEVKIEGDDVKVLLS, from the coding sequence ATGGCAGAGTTCGTGCGTGTGGCAGCCGCGGCAGATGTCAAACCGGGACAGGGCATCGTTGCAGAGGCGAACGGGAAAACATTGGCGGTATTCAATGTGGATGGGACGATCCACGCGATCAACAATACCTGTTGCCATCGAGAGGGACCGTTGGGAGAGGGAGAGTTGGACGGTGATATCGTGACCTGTCCTTGGCACGGCTGGCGATTCAACGTGACGACTGGTGCTTGTATGAACAATCCGTCCGCCCAAGTGGAAGCCTATGAAGTGAAAATCGAGGGCGACGATGTGAAAGTACTGCTGTCATAA
- a CDS encoding Lipoyl synthase, which yields MSFIPLDHLRSSSTIHHQPSPISRSRLPSWFKVSARTGPDYLDIKQTMERLKLHTICEEARCPNRWECWNARTATFLVLGDICTRRCHYCSVETGRPLPVDEREPGRVAEAVRALGLRHAVITSVNRDELPDGGAWVFAETIRQTRRLNPACTIEVLIPDFEGDDTALATVCAEEPEILNHNIETVRRLFSSIRPQGKYQRSIDLLARAKSHGMKTKSGLIVGMGETLDEAREVMRDLRTVGCDIITIGQYLQPTRDHLPVARFYDPSEFALLKEEGLAMGFSHVESGPLVRSSYHAEQQVTDR from the coding sequence ATGAGTTTTATTCCCTTGGACCATCTCCGTTCATCATCAACCATTCACCATCAACCCTCACCCATCAGCCGCTCTCGTCTTCCTTCTTGGTTCAAAGTCAGCGCGAGGACCGGCCCGGATTATCTCGATATCAAGCAAACCATGGAGCGGCTCAAGCTCCATACGATCTGCGAAGAGGCTCGTTGTCCGAACCGATGGGAATGTTGGAATGCCCGCACGGCAACGTTCTTGGTTCTTGGCGATATCTGTACCAGGCGCTGCCACTATTGTTCTGTCGAGACCGGAAGGCCGCTTCCAGTGGATGAGAGAGAACCAGGGCGTGTCGCGGAAGCGGTGCGAGCCCTCGGTCTGCGCCATGCCGTGATTACCTCCGTGAATCGTGACGAATTGCCGGATGGTGGAGCCTGGGTCTTTGCGGAAACCATTCGGCAGACCAGGCGGCTGAATCCAGCTTGTACGATCGAAGTCCTGATACCGGATTTTGAAGGCGACGATACGGCATTGGCAACAGTCTGTGCGGAGGAGCCTGAAATTCTGAATCACAATATCGAAACTGTGAGGCGGCTTTTCTCATCGATCAGACCCCAAGGGAAGTATCAGCGGTCGATCGATTTACTGGCGAGAGCGAAATCGCATGGGATGAAGACGAAGTCCGGCTTGATTGTAGGGATGGGGGAGACGCTCGACGAAGCGCGCGAGGTCATGCGCGATCTTCGAACGGTCGGTTGCGACATCATCACCATCGGCCAATATCTCCAGCCGACGAGGGATCATCTTCCCGTTGCTCGATTCTATGATCCCTCCGAGTTTGCGTTATTGAAGGAAGAAGGGCTTGCCATGGGATTCAGCCATGTAGAGTCCGGTCCGCTCGTCCGCAGCTCTTATCATGCAGAGCAACAAGTAACTGATCGATAA
- a CDS encoding Phosphoglucomutase, with protein sequence MNSAFYKGFLSSDSSGEAPFSDPRHLHARRKNSLRGTVFLNRTGVRSTFSYICPPQLTADGLSNYIFIVAIHAFAGQPAPPSILVDVGKLLSAYWTQKPDASVREQRVSFGTSGHRGSSFRRSFNENHIVAITQAVCEYRAAQHTTGPLYVGKDTHALSGPAFETALEVFAANSVDIMIDQNGGYTPTPVISHAILTYNRGRTAGLADGVVITPSHNPPEDGGIKYNPPSGGPADTQATKWIEDRANALLGADLQGVRRLPIEQARRASTTHQHDYIGAYVSDLANVVNMDIVKSAGLKLGIDPLGGSGVAYWEPITEQYGLNIENVNPTIDPTFGFMPLDWDGKIRMDCSSPYAMTNLIALKDRFDVAFGNDADNDRHGIVTRSGLMNPNHYLAVSIAYLFVNRPGWKPDTGIGKTLVSSSLIDRVAAKLKRKLVEVPVGFKWFVSGLLDGSLGFGGEESAGASFLRRDGTVWSTDKDGIIMDLLAAEMMAKTGRDPSELYRDLTKELGEPVYERIDAPATPEQKTILSKLSPEQVNATELGGDRIVAMLTNAPGNGAAIGGLKVITEHGWFAARPSGTEDVYKLYAESFKGKDHLKRIQEEAQTLIADALGSPT encoded by the coding sequence ATGAACTCAGCGTTCTATAAGGGTTTTCTATCCTCCGATTCATCAGGCGAAGCGCCATTTTCCGACCCTCGTCACCTTCACGCAAGGCGTAAAAACAGCCTCCGCGGTACCGTTTTTTTAAACCGGACAGGAGTGAGGTCCACTTTCTCTTATATTTGCCCTCCGCAGTTGACAGCAGATGGACTGTCGAACTACATCTTTATTGTGGCTATTCATGCTTTTGCCGGCCAACCAGCGCCTCCCTCAATCCTCGTGGATGTGGGAAAACTTTTGTCCGCATACTGGACTCAGAAACCGGATGCCTCGGTCCGAGAACAGCGCGTGTCATTCGGCACATCGGGACATCGCGGCTCGTCCTTCAGACGAAGCTTCAATGAGAACCATATCGTGGCAATCACTCAGGCGGTTTGCGAATATCGAGCTGCACAACACACGACCGGGCCTCTCTATGTAGGGAAGGATACCCATGCTCTGTCAGGGCCTGCCTTTGAGACAGCCCTGGAAGTCTTCGCCGCCAACAGCGTTGACATCATGATCGACCAGAATGGTGGATACACGCCGACACCGGTCATCTCTCATGCAATCCTCACCTATAACCGTGGCCGGACCGCCGGTCTGGCCGACGGAGTCGTCATCACGCCGTCGCACAATCCCCCGGAAGACGGCGGTATCAAGTACAACCCGCCGAGCGGGGGCCCTGCCGATACACAGGCTACGAAGTGGATCGAGGATCGAGCCAATGCCCTTCTAGGCGCCGACCTCCAAGGAGTGAGACGTCTTCCGATCGAACAGGCTCGACGGGCATCGACCACCCATCAGCACGACTACATTGGGGCCTACGTAAGCGATCTGGCAAACGTAGTCAATATGGACATCGTCAAGTCTGCGGGACTCAAGCTTGGGATTGACCCACTCGGCGGGTCCGGTGTGGCTTACTGGGAGCCGATCACGGAACAGTACGGGTTGAACATCGAGAATGTGAATCCAACTATCGATCCCACGTTCGGATTCATGCCGCTTGATTGGGACGGCAAGATCCGGATGGACTGCTCTTCTCCCTATGCCATGACGAATTTGATCGCCTTGAAAGATCGTTTTGACGTGGCATTCGGCAATGATGCCGACAATGACCGACATGGAATTGTCACTCGTTCCGGCTTGATGAATCCCAACCATTACCTTGCCGTTTCGATTGCCTACCTCTTTGTCAACCGTCCCGGTTGGAAACCCGATACCGGGATCGGCAAAACCTTAGTGAGTAGCAGTCTGATCGACCGCGTCGCGGCCAAACTGAAACGGAAACTGGTAGAAGTCCCCGTTGGCTTCAAGTGGTTTGTCAGTGGCCTACTCGACGGGTCCCTCGGATTCGGCGGTGAGGAAAGCGCGGGCGCGTCGTTCCTTCGTCGCGATGGCACGGTCTGGTCCACGGATAAAGACGGCATCATCATGGATCTACTGGCGGCCGAGATGATGGCCAAGACCGGCCGTGATCCGTCCGAGTTATACCGAGACCTCACGAAAGAATTAGGCGAGCCGGTCTATGAACGAATCGATGCCCCTGCCACTCCGGAACAAAAAACCATTCTTTCTAAACTTTCTCCTGAGCAAGTGAACGCAACAGAACTGGGAGGGGATCGAATCGTGGCCATGCTCACCAACGCTCCGGGCAATGGCGCAGCGATCGGCGGTCTGAAAGTCATCACCGAGCACGGCTGGTTCGCCGCTAGACCATCCGGCACAGAGGATGTTTACAAACTCTATGCGGAGAGCTTCAAAGGAAAAGATCACTTGAAGCGGATTCAAGAAGAAGCCCAAACCCTCATCGCTGATGCATTGGGCTCTCCCACATGA
- a CDS encoding Xaa-Pro aminopeptidase, translated as MKRHTISQPEAATLFIAASEHDSNLYYATRFIAPDPFIYLEIKGERLMVMSDLEMDRARTQASVDRVLSYSEIEQKAKKQGMKNPTTVDIVHVVLKESKIRRLLVPANFPFIYATRLQELGYSLKPKRDPFYEQRVVKNAEEVRSIELSQRATEEAMASAHDLLRQASIRGEELWFDGTALTSERVKQLINVKLMERNCVAQHTIVAGGEQACDPHNEGSGPLPAHRSIIFDVFPRSATSRYFADMSRTVIRGTASSELKRLYGAVRDAQEDAIDKIKDGADGMKIHQGICARFEKAGYKTGLVNGRMQGFFHGTGHGVGLDIHEAPRISRTGSLLQEGHVVTVEPGLYYPGLGAVRIEDMVLVTKDGCRNLTNFPKVFELD; from the coding sequence GTGAAACGCCATACGATATCTCAACCGGAAGCGGCCACACTGTTCATCGCCGCCAGCGAGCATGACTCGAATCTGTACTATGCGACGCGCTTCATCGCGCCGGATCCGTTCATCTACCTCGAAATCAAAGGTGAGCGGTTGATGGTCATGAGCGATCTGGAAATGGATCGTGCCAGGACCCAAGCCTCCGTGGATCGAGTACTCTCCTACTCTGAAATCGAACAGAAGGCGAAGAAACAGGGAATGAAGAACCCAACGACGGTCGATATCGTGCACGTCGTCTTGAAAGAGTCCAAAATCAGACGTCTGCTGGTTCCCGCTAATTTCCCTTTCATCTATGCCACGCGATTACAGGAACTGGGATACAGTCTCAAACCGAAGCGCGATCCGTTCTACGAACAACGTGTCGTGAAAAACGCGGAAGAAGTTCGATCTATCGAGCTGTCACAGCGAGCCACCGAAGAGGCGATGGCCTCGGCGCATGATCTGTTGCGGCAGGCGAGTATCCGGGGCGAAGAGCTTTGGTTCGACGGGACGGCGTTGACATCCGAGCGGGTGAAGCAGTTGATCAATGTGAAACTCATGGAACGGAACTGTGTGGCTCAACATACGATCGTGGCAGGCGGGGAGCAGGCCTGTGATCCCCACAATGAAGGAAGCGGACCGTTGCCGGCTCATCGCAGTATTATCTTCGATGTGTTTCCACGTTCAGCGACGAGCCGTTATTTTGCCGACATGTCACGTACAGTGATACGCGGGACGGCGAGTTCGGAACTAAAGCGGTTGTATGGCGCCGTGAGGGATGCCCAGGAAGATGCCATTGACAAGATCAAAGACGGCGCCGATGGGATGAAGATCCATCAAGGGATCTGCGCACGTTTTGAAAAGGCCGGATACAAGACCGGTTTGGTGAACGGGCGCATGCAGGGGTTTTTTCACGGGACCGGACATGGTGTGGGGTTGGACATCCACGAAGCGCCGCGTATCAGTCGAACCGGGTCACTTCTTCAAGAAGGGCATGTCGTCACTGTCGAGCCGGGGCTCTATTATCCAGGGTTGGGAGCAGTCCGAATCGAGGACATGGTGCTCGTCACGAAGGACGGCTGCCGTAATCTCACAAACTTCCCTAAGGTTTTCGAGCTGGACTAG
- a CDS encoding Soluble pyridine nucleotide transhydrogenase — protein sequence MSTSVAFDIVVIGAGPAGQKAAVQGAKAGKRVALIERERGIGGSCVYRGTIPSKTLRESALHLDRLKRAGEAFQFSLKPDTQIATLLSRLEDVVQAHDSFMSRQIRRNGISLFHGRARFLSEHTIEMQTVDGVQQQFTADTIVVATGSRPRNPEAIPVDHEHILDSDSLLSMMYLPRSLAVVGGGVIGCEYASIFALLGVEVTLIDRAPYPLQFMDRELVEQFIKGFEQQGAHYLGGQHIEKVRWNEVAHVVTKLSDGTTINTEKMLVALGRQANVEDLNLSAAGIMVSDKGVIPVNQYCQTNVPHIYAVGDMVGAPALASKAMEHGRRAVRHALNLPIGDAASTIPLGIYTIPEMASIGLDEMAARERYRDPLIGRARFEEIARAQISGAGHGLLKMVADPAGERLLGIQVVGDSATELVHLGQLALQNGTTIESFIDNVFNFPTYAEAYRIAALDILGQVAKCRTAKAA from the coding sequence ATGAGCACATCTGTTGCGTTCGATATCGTCGTCATTGGAGCCGGCCCAGCCGGCCAGAAAGCGGCGGTCCAAGGCGCCAAAGCCGGGAAACGTGTCGCCCTGATTGAGCGAGAGCGAGGCATCGGCGGCAGCTGTGTCTATCGCGGAACGATTCCCAGCAAGACATTGCGCGAAAGCGCCCTCCATCTGGACCGGCTCAAACGAGCAGGAGAAGCCTTCCAATTCAGTTTGAAGCCGGATACCCAAATTGCGACCCTCTTGAGCCGTCTTGAAGACGTCGTCCAAGCACACGACTCCTTTATGAGCCGTCAGATTCGGCGCAACGGCATCTCGCTGTTTCACGGACGAGCGCGTTTCCTGAGTGAGCATACGATCGAGATGCAAACCGTCGACGGAGTGCAACAACAATTCACCGCCGATACCATCGTGGTCGCCACAGGCTCGCGCCCGAGAAACCCCGAGGCGATCCCCGTCGACCATGAGCACATCCTTGACAGCGACTCACTCCTTTCCATGATGTACTTACCACGGTCACTGGCTGTCGTCGGAGGTGGCGTGATCGGTTGCGAGTATGCCTCTATCTTTGCGCTGCTGGGAGTGGAAGTCACCCTGATCGATCGCGCTCCCTATCCGCTTCAATTTATGGATCGAGAACTGGTTGAACAGTTCATCAAAGGCTTTGAACAACAGGGCGCTCATTATCTCGGCGGACAGCATATTGAGAAGGTGCGATGGAACGAGGTTGCACACGTCGTCACGAAACTAAGCGATGGAACGACAATCAATACCGAGAAGATGTTGGTCGCACTAGGGCGGCAGGCCAACGTCGAAGACTTGAATCTCTCTGCGGCGGGGATCATGGTTTCCGATAAAGGCGTGATTCCCGTGAATCAATACTGCCAGACGAATGTTCCCCACATCTATGCCGTCGGCGATATGGTCGGTGCGCCGGCATTGGCGTCCAAAGCCATGGAGCACGGCAGACGCGCCGTCCGCCACGCTCTCAACCTTCCGATCGGTGATGCAGCCTCGACCATTCCATTAGGAATCTATACGATCCCGGAAATGGCCAGTATCGGCCTTGATGAGATGGCTGCCCGAGAGCGCTATCGAGATCCGCTGATCGGACGGGCGAGGTTTGAGGAAATCGCCCGCGCCCAGATATCTGGTGCCGGTCACGGCCTCCTCAAGATGGTAGCTGATCCAGCCGGTGAGCGGTTACTCGGGATACAAGTCGTCGGAGATTCCGCCACGGAATTGGTGCATCTAGGACAATTAGCTCTTCAGAACGGCACAACGATCGAATCGTTTATCGACAATGTCTTCAACTTTCCGACATATGCCGAAGCGTACCGAATCGCTGCACTCGATATTCTGGGTCAAGTGGCGAAATGTCGAACGGCCAAGGCCGCGTAG
- a CDS encoding putative signal transduction protein, with translation MASEIESVATPVERLEQALVQKIEAGEVELPLLPQAASQVLALAADPASDAAKLSSLIHQDQALAVHVMRIANSPAYMPRSPVVSLQHAVAMLGITLLSEIAFTASLKVGAFQVPGYEDEVKQFWRHSLATGAFAKEVARAKRMNVESAYLCGLLHEIGKPVVLRVITTIAREQNIDWVKALVTILGNKSHVKTLIEGYHSRVGALIAEKWSLPKQVAAAIQYYEGYDHADSFRQECLLTCAADRLASHLLTPDDVPEETLRAHPVFGELNLYPNDIDQLLTRKDHVLAVVNALNL, from the coding sequence ATGGCTTCTGAAATAGAGTCGGTAGCCACTCCAGTTGAACGGCTGGAACAAGCCTTGGTTCAGAAAATTGAGGCTGGAGAAGTTGAGCTTCCCCTCCTCCCACAAGCGGCCAGCCAGGTGCTGGCGCTGGCGGCGGATCCGGCTTCCGATGCAGCGAAGCTCTCATCGTTGATTCACCAGGACCAAGCGCTTGCCGTGCATGTCATGCGGATCGCCAATTCACCGGCCTACATGCCTCGCAGCCCAGTCGTTTCGCTCCAGCATGCGGTGGCCATGCTGGGAATCACCCTGCTATCAGAAATCGCCTTTACCGCCTCATTGAAGGTCGGTGCGTTCCAGGTGCCGGGATATGAAGATGAAGTCAAACAGTTCTGGCGGCATTCGCTGGCCACCGGGGCCTTTGCGAAAGAAGTCGCCCGGGCGAAACGTATGAATGTCGAAAGCGCCTATCTCTGCGGACTATTGCACGAAATCGGGAAACCCGTTGTCCTGCGCGTAATCACGACGATTGCTCGAGAGCAAAACATCGATTGGGTCAAAGCACTGGTCACGATACTGGGTAACAAATCTCACGTTAAAACATTGATCGAGGGCTATCATTCACGTGTCGGCGCGCTCATCGCAGAAAAATGGAGTTTGCCTAAGCAGGTAGCGGCAGCTATCCAATATTACGAAGGTTACGACCATGCCGATTCGTTCCGTCAAGAGTGCCTCCTCACCTGCGCGGCCGATAGACTGGCGAGTCACCTCCTGACTCCGGATGACGTGCCGGAAGAGACGCTCCGCGCACATCCGGTCTTCGGTGAACTTAATCTATACCCCAATGACATCGATCAGCTACTGACCAGGAAGGACCACGTGCTGGCTGTGGTGAATGCGCTAAATCTATGA
- a CDS encoding Cupin domain protein produces MKIVTLTDFQQFTGDKMKKNNLFQTARFFCDLYCFEPGQEQKGHIHGDQDKVYIVLEGQGTFQVGTDHRTLEAGQGTLAPAGEEHGVKNHTSHRLIVLVFVSPNRA; encoded by the coding sequence ATGAAGATCGTGACACTCACCGATTTCCAGCAGTTCACCGGCGACAAGATGAAGAAGAACAATCTGTTTCAGACGGCGCGCTTCTTCTGTGATCTCTATTGTTTTGAACCTGGCCAAGAACAAAAGGGCCATATCCATGGCGACCAGGATAAGGTGTATATCGTTCTAGAGGGACAAGGAACATTTCAGGTCGGTACCGACCATCGAACGCTTGAGGCAGGGCAAGGGACTCTGGCCCCAGCCGGGGAAGAGCATGGTGTGAAGAATCATACGAGCCACCGACTGATAGTACTGGTATTCGTCTCACCCAATCGTGCGTAA